A genomic window from Vitis riparia cultivar Riparia Gloire de Montpellier isolate 1030 chromosome 18, EGFV_Vit.rip_1.0, whole genome shotgun sequence includes:
- the LOC117907456 gene encoding laccase-15-like isoform X1 produces the protein MAMEKMEVMLRFLGLLLLLLNELLYCMAEGNINYYDFLLQDSNFTRLCSTKSLLTVNGSFPGPVLRAYRGDTVYVNVHNQGEYNITIHWHGVKQPRNPWSDGPEYITQCPIQPGSNFTYEIIFSTEEGTLWWHAHSDWSRATIHGAIIVLPRKGTSYPFPEPDEEETIIFSSWFKGDVMKMYNEAVVTGVPKLSDAFTINGQPGDLYPCSNETTYRLLVQYGKTYLLRIVNAILNEELFFSVAEHNLTIVGTDGAYIKPVITNYIMIIPGQTLDVLVTANQPPSNYYMAARAFVSGTFSFHNGTTTGIFQYTNCCSLPLSILQYTSCCSPPLSPSFPNLPSYKDSAAALTFTKRLRSLANQDYPVNVPQNINTQIIMTVSLNLLPTPEASCARVVGNRCSGGLNNISWVMPSTAILQTYYRQMEQNIFTYDFPDQPPLSYNYTGENLPSSLLVASQGTKAKVVNYNETVEIVFQGTNAGGRAENHPMHLHGYNFYLVGIGSGNFNNETDPKNYNLNDPPYVNTIGVPKNGWAAIRFRAENPGVWFMHCHLEKHATWGMDMVLIVNNGSTAATSIRPPPAYMPDC, from the exons atggcGATGGAGAAGATGGAAGTGATGTTAAGGTTTTTAGGGTTGCTGTTGCTGTTGCTGAATGAGCTGCTATACTGCATGGCAGAAGGCAACATAAATTACTATGACTTTCTT CTACAAGACTCTAACTTTACGAGGCTGTGTAGCACAAAGAGCCTGTTGACTGTAAATGGAAGTTTTCCTGGGCCGGTGCTTCGTGCCTACAGAGGTGACACGGTGTATGTGAATGTCCACAATCAAGGAGAGTATAATATAACCATTCATTg GCATGGAGTGAAGCAACCAAGAAATCCATGGTCAGATGGTCCAGAGTACATCACACAGTGCCCAATCCAACCAGGGTCAAACTTCACTTACGAAATCATATTTTCCACAGAAGAAGGAACTCTGTGGTGGCATGCTCATAGTGATTGGTCACGTGCCACCATCCATGGTGCCATTATTGTTTTACCCAGAAAAGGAACTTCCTACCCTTTCCCTGAACCTGATGAAGaagaaacaataatatttt CATCATGGTTCAAGGGGGATGTTATGAAGATGTACAATGAGGCTGTAGTAACAGGAGTACCAAAACTATCAGATGCTTTTACCATCAATGGTCAACCGGGAGATCTATATCCATGCTCTAATG AAACCACATATCGTCTGCTGGTTCAATATGGCAAGACCTATCTTCTCCGCATTGTCAATGCCATCCTAAATGAAGAGCTCTTCTTCTCAGTAGCAGAACATAACCTAACAATTGTGGGAACTGATGGGGCATATATCAAACCTGTAATCACCAATTACATCATGATAATCCCAGGGCAAACCCTGGATGTCCTAGTAACTGCAAATCAGCCTCCTAGTAACTATTACATGGCTGCCAGGGCTTTTGTCAGTGGTACATTTTCCTTCCACAATGGCACCACCACAGGGATTTTCCAATACACCAACTGTTGTAGTCTTCCACTATCTATTCTCCAGTACACAAGCTGCTGTAGTCCTCCACTGTCACCTTCCTTTCCAAACCTTCCAAGTTACAAAGACAGCGCTGCTGCATTAACCTTCACAAAGCGCCTCAGGAGCTTGGCGAATCAAGATTACCCCGTGAATGTTCCACAAAACATCAATACCCAAATCATTATGAcagtttctttaaatttattgcCTACTCCTGAAGCCTCATGTGCAAGGGTAGTTGGAAATAGGTGTTCTGGAGGCTTGAACAACATAAGTTGGGTCATGCCATCTACTGCTATACTGCAAACCTATTACAG GCAAATGGAGCAGAATATTTTCACCTATGATTTTCCCGACCAACCTCCATTGTCTTATAACTACACAGGAGAGAATTTGCCCTCTAGTTTATTAGTAGCAAGCCAAGGAACTAAGGCAAAGGTGGTAAATTATAATGAAACAGTGGAGATAGTGTTCCAAGGGACTAATGCAGGGGGCAGAGCAGAGAATCATCCCATGCATCTTCACGgttacaatttttatttggtagGTATAGGGTCAGGGAATTTCAACAATGAGACTGACCCCAAGAACTACAACTTGAATGATCCACCCTATGTTAACACCATTGGGGTTCCCAAGAATGGATGGGCTGCCATCAGATTCAGAGCAGAGAATCCTG GGGTATGGTTTATGCACTGTCATCTAGAAAAGCATGCAACTTGGGGTATGGacatggttcttatagtaaaTAATGGAAGCACTGCCGCAACCAGCATTCGCCCACCGCCTGCTTACATGCCTGATTGTTAA
- the LOC117907456 gene encoding laccase-15-like isoform X2, with translation MTFFTKSLLTVNGSFPGPVLRAYRGDTVYVNVHNQGEYNITIHWHGVKQPRNPWSDGPEYITQCPIQPGSNFTYEIIFSTEEGTLWWHAHSDWSRATIHGAIIVLPRKGTSYPFPEPDEEETIIFSSWFKGDVMKMYNEAVVTGVPKLSDAFTINGQPGDLYPCSNETTYRLLVQYGKTYLLRIVNAILNEELFFSVAEHNLTIVGTDGAYIKPVITNYIMIIPGQTLDVLVTANQPPSNYYMAARAFVSGTFSFHNGTTTGIFQYTNCCSLPLSILQYTSCCSPPLSPSFPNLPSYKDSAAALTFTKRLRSLANQDYPVNVPQNINTQIIMTVSLNLLPTPEASCARVVGNRCSGGLNNISWVMPSTAILQTYYRQMEQNIFTYDFPDQPPLSYNYTGENLPSSLLVASQGTKAKVVNYNETVEIVFQGTNAGGRAENHPMHLHGYNFYLVGIGSGNFNNETDPKNYNLNDPPYVNTIGVPKNGWAAIRFRAENPGVWFMHCHLEKHATWGMDMVLIVNNGSTAATSIRPPPAYMPDC, from the exons ATGACTTTCTT CACAAAGAGCCTGTTGACTGTAAATGGAAGTTTTCCTGGGCCGGTGCTTCGTGCCTACAGAGGTGACACGGTGTATGTGAATGTCCACAATCAAGGAGAGTATAATATAACCATTCATTg GCATGGAGTGAAGCAACCAAGAAATCCATGGTCAGATGGTCCAGAGTACATCACACAGTGCCCAATCCAACCAGGGTCAAACTTCACTTACGAAATCATATTTTCCACAGAAGAAGGAACTCTGTGGTGGCATGCTCATAGTGATTGGTCACGTGCCACCATCCATGGTGCCATTATTGTTTTACCCAGAAAAGGAACTTCCTACCCTTTCCCTGAACCTGATGAAGaagaaacaataatatttt CATCATGGTTCAAGGGGGATGTTATGAAGATGTACAATGAGGCTGTAGTAACAGGAGTACCAAAACTATCAGATGCTTTTACCATCAATGGTCAACCGGGAGATCTATATCCATGCTCTAATG AAACCACATATCGTCTGCTGGTTCAATATGGCAAGACCTATCTTCTCCGCATTGTCAATGCCATCCTAAATGAAGAGCTCTTCTTCTCAGTAGCAGAACATAACCTAACAATTGTGGGAACTGATGGGGCATATATCAAACCTGTAATCACCAATTACATCATGATAATCCCAGGGCAAACCCTGGATGTCCTAGTAACTGCAAATCAGCCTCCTAGTAACTATTACATGGCTGCCAGGGCTTTTGTCAGTGGTACATTTTCCTTCCACAATGGCACCACCACAGGGATTTTCCAATACACCAACTGTTGTAGTCTTCCACTATCTATTCTCCAGTACACAAGCTGCTGTAGTCCTCCACTGTCACCTTCCTTTCCAAACCTTCCAAGTTACAAAGACAGCGCTGCTGCATTAACCTTCACAAAGCGCCTCAGGAGCTTGGCGAATCAAGATTACCCCGTGAATGTTCCACAAAACATCAATACCCAAATCATTATGAcagtttctttaaatttattgcCTACTCCTGAAGCCTCATGTGCAAGGGTAGTTGGAAATAGGTGTTCTGGAGGCTTGAACAACATAAGTTGGGTCATGCCATCTACTGCTATACTGCAAACCTATTACAG GCAAATGGAGCAGAATATTTTCACCTATGATTTTCCCGACCAACCTCCATTGTCTTATAACTACACAGGAGAGAATTTGCCCTCTAGTTTATTAGTAGCAAGCCAAGGAACTAAGGCAAAGGTGGTAAATTATAATGAAACAGTGGAGATAGTGTTCCAAGGGACTAATGCAGGGGGCAGAGCAGAGAATCATCCCATGCATCTTCACGgttacaatttttatttggtagGTATAGGGTCAGGGAATTTCAACAATGAGACTGACCCCAAGAACTACAACTTGAATGATCCACCCTATGTTAACACCATTGGGGTTCCCAAGAATGGATGGGCTGCCATCAGATTCAGAGCAGAGAATCCTG GGGTATGGTTTATGCACTGTCATCTAGAAAAGCATGCAACTTGGGGTATGGacatggttcttatagtaaaTAATGGAAGCACTGCCGCAACCAGCATTCGCCCACCGCCTGCTTACATGCCTGATTGTTAA